In Vitis vinifera cultivar Pinot Noir 40024 chromosome 11, ASM3070453v1, a genomic segment contains:
- the LOC100244550 gene encoding transcription factor MYB93: MGRSPCCDESGLKKGPWTPEEDQKLVKYIQKQGHGSWRALPKLAGLNRCGKSCRLRWTNYLRPDIKRGKFSREEEETILNLHSILGNKWSAIASHLPGRTDNEIKNFRNTHLKKKLIQMGFDPMTHRPRTDMFASLPHLIALVNLKELMEHQSWEEHAVRLQAEAAQMARLQYLQYLLQSPASVASASNSISGITDMEAFNLLSSLSSIKDTQVLNSSQLETPTPSSFGAGLYSMPFSRLPSLETPSTFETPSSKDMAQSSNFTVFSQGETLLNSPWLPSASSSSHAAPPATETSITNPADASSSPIYEGAPLFWPDGVFIEDPIFREIA; the protein is encoded by the exons ATGGGAAGATCTCCTTGTTGTGATGAGAGTGGCCTCAAGAAAGGGCCTTGGACTCCTGAGGAAGACCAGAAACTTGTCAAATATATCCAGAAACAAGGCCATGGAAGCTGGAGAGCCCTCCCCAAACTTGCAG GTCTTAATAGATGTGGGAAGAGTTGCAGATTAAGATGGACTAATTATTTGAGGCCTGATATCAAGAGAGGGAAATTTTCTCGAGAAGAAGAGGAGACAATTCTGAATCTCCATTCTATCCTTGGCAACAA ATGGTCAGCAATTGCTTCCCACCTTCCTGGACGGACCGACAATGAAATCAAGAATTTCCGGAACACCCATCTTAAGAAGAAGCTGATTCAGATGGGTTTCGACCCCATGACTCACCGGCCTCGAACTGATATGTTTGCAAGCTTGCCTCACCTCATAGCTCTGGTTAACCTGAAGGAGCTTATGGAGCACCAGTCGTGGGAAGAACATGCTGTGAGGCTACAAGCAGAAGCTGCTCAAATGGCTAGACTTCAGTACTTGCAGTATCTCCTTCAATCTCCAGCTTCAGTTGCGTCTGCCTCAAATAGCATCAGTGGCATCACAGACATGGAAGCATTTAATCTCTTGAGTTCACTCTCTTCAATCAAAGACACACAAGTTTTGAATTCTTCCCAGTTGGAAACTCCCACCCCATCTTCTTTTGGAGCTGGCCTTTATTCCATGCCCTTCTCTCGTTTGCCCAGTTTGGAAACCCCTTCCACCTTCGAAACACCTTCAAGCAAGGACATGGCTCAGTCTTCTAACTTCACAGTGTTCAGCCAAGGTGAAACCTTGCTTAACTCTCCATGGCTTCCTTCCGCTTCGTCGTCTTCTCATGCTGCCCCACCTGCAACCGAGACTTCCATCACCAACCCAGCAGACGCATCTAGTTCTCCAATCTATGAAGGGGCCCCTCTGTTTTGGCCTGATGGCGTCTTCATTGAAGACCCCATATTTCGTGAGATTGCTTAG